The Afipia massiliensis genome has a segment encoding these proteins:
- a CDS encoding (2Fe-2S)-binding protein has protein sequence MAKISLIVNGNPVTGKVDSRTLLVQFLREHLRLTGTHVGCDTSQCGACVVHLDGKAVKSCTTLAVMADGHNVTTIEGLAADGAPLHPMQEAFREHHGLQCGFCTPGMIMTAVDLVHRKGHDLSDHVIREELEGNLCRCTGYQNIVLSIAAGAKAMAKSDLA, from the coding sequence ATGGCCAAGATTTCACTGATCGTGAACGGCAATCCTGTGACGGGTAAGGTCGATTCGCGCACGCTGCTCGTCCAGTTCTTGCGCGAGCATCTTCGTCTGACCGGGACCCACGTCGGCTGCGACACCTCGCAGTGCGGGGCCTGCGTCGTCCATCTCGACGGCAAGGCGGTGAAGTCCTGCACAACGCTGGCGGTGATGGCGGACGGTCATAATGTGACGACCATCGAGGGCCTTGCTGCCGACGGCGCGCCGCTGCATCCGATGCAGGAGGCGTTCCGCGAACATCATGGTCTGCAGTGCGGCTTCTGTACGCCCGGCATGATCATGACTGCGGTCGATCTCGTGCACCGCAAGGGGCATGACCTCAGCGATCATGTCATCCGCGAAGAGCTTGAAGGAAATCTGTGCCGCTGCACCGGTTACCAGAACATTGTGCTGTCGATCGCGGCCGGCGCCAAGGCGATGGCCAAATCCGATCTCGCGTAA
- a CDS encoding FAD binding domain-containing protein: MYDFKYHRPGTVRQAANLLVKNEDAKLIAGGHTLVPVMKQRLASPPHLVDLSHIEGLNGIEMKGRNLVIGATATHAEVANSSIVGEAIPALAELAGLIGDPAVRHKGTIGGSLANNDPTADYPAAVTALGATIVTNKRRLKPEEFFQGLFTTALEPDEIITRVMFPLPKKAAYQKFRNQASRYALVGVFVARRPSDVRVAVTGAGGDGVFRATEFEEALKKRFSPKSLDGLTVSADGLNSDIHGSAEYRAHLIGVLARRAVEAATAKT, from the coding sequence ATGTACGACTTTAAGTATCATCGTCCGGGGACTGTGCGGCAGGCCGCCAATCTTCTCGTCAAGAATGAAGACGCCAAGCTGATCGCCGGCGGCCATACGCTGGTGCCTGTGATGAAGCAGCGGCTCGCCAGCCCGCCGCATCTGGTCGATCTCAGCCACATCGAAGGCCTCAACGGCATCGAGATGAAGGGGCGCAACCTGGTGATCGGCGCGACCGCGACCCATGCTGAAGTCGCGAACTCCAGCATTGTCGGCGAGGCCATTCCCGCGCTTGCGGAGCTTGCCGGTCTGATCGGCGATCCGGCCGTTCGCCACAAGGGTACCATTGGCGGTTCGCTCGCGAACAACGATCCCACCGCGGATTATCCGGCGGCGGTCACGGCGCTTGGCGCGACCATCGTCACCAACAAGCGCCGGCTGAAGCCGGAGGAATTCTTCCAGGGCCTGTTCACCACAGCGCTTGAGCCGGACGAGATCATTACCCGCGTGATGTTTCCGCTGCCGAAGAAGGCCGCGTATCAGAAATTCCGGAATCAGGCTTCGCGCTACGCGCTGGTGGGCGTGTTCGTCGCAAGACGTCCGTCGGATGTCCGTGTCGCGGTGACCGGCGCGGGCGGGGACGGCGTGTTCCGTGCAACGGAATTCGAGGAGGCGCTGAAGAAGCGATTCTCGCCGAAATCGCTCGACGGGCTGACGGTATCCGCCGACGGCCTCAACAGCGACATTCACGGCAGCGCCGAGTATCGCGCGCATCTCATCGGCGTGCTTGCGCGCCGGGCTGTGGAAGCCGCGACCGCCAAGACTTGA
- a CDS encoding AAA family ATPase has translation MSKIPASVDATLDLLTSRGYLAERSLATVVYLSLKMGRPLFLEGEAGVGKTEIAKVLSTALGRKLIRLQCYEGLDVASAVYEWNSAAQMIAIRLAEASGETDREQLSADVFAEKYLIKRPLLQALEPDVAGPPVLLIDELDRADEAFEAYLLEILSDFQVTIPEFGTVKAPQAPIVIVTSNRTREIHDALKRRCLYHWVDYPNAERELAIVKSRVPNIGAKLSQQVVGFVQALREQDLFKVPGVAETIDWATALTELDARSLTPQVVGDTLGALLKYQDDIGRMQGPALDKVIKEAVNDPAA, from the coding sequence ATGAGCAAAATTCCCGCATCGGTCGATGCAACGCTCGATCTGCTCACCAGCCGCGGCTATCTCGCGGAGCGCTCGCTCGCGACGGTGGTCTATCTGTCGCTCAAGATGGGTCGTCCGCTGTTTCTTGAAGGCGAGGCGGGCGTCGGCAAGACCGAGATCGCCAAGGTTCTGAGCACAGCGCTCGGGCGCAAGCTGATCCGTCTGCAATGCTATGAAGGTCTCGACGTCGCATCCGCGGTGTATGAGTGGAACAGTGCGGCGCAGATGATCGCCATTCGTCTGGCCGAGGCCAGTGGGGAAACCGACCGCGAGCAGTTGTCCGCAGACGTCTTTGCGGAAAAATATCTGATCAAACGTCCGCTGCTTCAGGCCCTGGAGCCGGATGTCGCCGGGCCGCCGGTGCTGCTGATTGACGAACTCGATCGCGCGGATGAAGCCTTCGAGGCTTATTTGCTGGAAATTCTCAGCGACTTCCAGGTGACGATCCCGGAGTTCGGTACGGTGAAAGCGCCGCAAGCGCCCATCGTGATCGTGACTTCGAACCGTACCCGCGAAATCCACGACGCGCTCAAGCGCCGCTGCCTGTATCACTGGGTCGATTATCCCAACGCTGAACGCGAACTGGCTATCGTCAAGTCGCGCGTGCCGAACATCGGCGCGAAGCTGTCGCAGCAGGTGGTCGGCTTCGTGCAGGCATTGCGCGAGCAGGATTTGTTCAAGGTGCCGGGTGTGGCCGAGACCATCGACTGGGCGACCGCACTGACCGAGCTCGACGCACGCTCACTGACGCCGCAGGTGGTGGGCGATACGCTCGGCGCGCTGCTGAAGTATCAGGACGACATCGGACGCATGCAGGGGCCTGCGCTCGACAAGGTGATCAAGGAAGCCGTCAACGATCCGGCGGCCTGA
- a CDS encoding vWA domain-containing protein has translation MPDDIETPAAGLIADNVVGFARALRVAGLPIGPGAVIDALKAMRLIDIGNRADLFTTLKSIFVKRHEHALIFAQAFDLFFRRAEGTESMLDSVPLPPEAQKPPPPASRRVQEAFSQSRNIEGPEIEEKDVQLSVSDREVLQRKDFAQMSAAEIAEVTRAIAQMKLPQAELRTRRFKPDARGQRLDLRRTLRGSLRTGGEIVKFQRLGRIDKPAPIVALLDISGSMTDYTRLFLQFLHAITDARKRVSVFLFGTRLTNVTRALRARDPDEALAACSSSVEDWAGGTRIATSLHNFNNLWGRRVLGQGATVLLISDGLEREADSRLEFEMDRLHRSCRRLIWLNPLLRFEGFEAKAQGIKMMLPHVDEFRPVHNLKSMEGLIAALSSSQPPRRIDSRSAA, from the coding sequence ATGCCAGATGACATAGAGACCCCAGCGGCCGGATTGATCGCGGACAATGTCGTCGGCTTTGCACGCGCGCTGCGCGTCGCCGGTCTGCCGATCGGGCCGGGTGCGGTGATCGATGCGCTGAAGGCGATGCGGCTGATCGACATCGGCAACCGCGCCGATCTGTTCACGACGCTCAAATCGATCTTCGTCAAACGTCACGAGCACGCACTGATATTTGCACAGGCGTTCGATCTGTTCTTCCGCCGCGCCGAAGGCACGGAAAGCATGCTCGACTCGGTCCCGCTGCCGCCCGAAGCGCAGAAGCCTCCGCCACCGGCCTCGCGGCGGGTTCAGGAAGCATTCTCCCAGAGCCGCAATATTGAGGGCCCGGAGATTGAGGAGAAGGACGTCCAGCTCTCGGTCTCCGATCGCGAGGTCTTGCAGCGCAAGGACTTCGCGCAGATGAGTGCTGCCGAGATCGCCGAGGTGACGCGCGCCATCGCACAGATGAAATTGCCGCAGGCTGAATTGCGTACACGGCGCTTCAAGCCCGACGCGCGAGGCCAGCGGCTCGATTTGCGGCGCACGTTGCGCGGGAGTCTCCGCACCGGCGGCGAGATCGTGAAATTCCAGCGACTCGGGCGCATCGACAAGCCGGCGCCCATTGTGGCGCTGCTCGATATTTCCGGTTCGATGACCGACTATACCCGGCTGTTCCTGCAATTTCTCCACGCGATCACTGATGCGCGCAAACGCGTTTCTGTATTTCTGTTCGGCACCCGGCTGACCAATGTGACGCGCGCCTTGCGGGCGCGCGATCCGGACGAGGCGCTGGCCGCCTGTTCGTCGAGTGTCGAGGACTGGGCCGGCGGGACGCGGATCGCGACTTCGCTGCATAATTTCAATAACCTGTGGGGCCGGCGTGTGCTCGGGCAGGGCGCCACGGTGCTCCTGATCTCGGATGGGCTGGAGCGCGAGGCGGATTCCCGGCTGGAATTCGAGATGGACCGGCTTCACCGGTCGTGCCGCCGCCTGATCTGGCTCAACCCGCTGCTACGCTTCGAGGGTTTTGAGGCCAAGGCGCAGGGCATCAAAATGATGCTGCCGCATGTTGATGAATTCCGTCCCGTACATAACTTGAAGTCGATGGAGGGATTGATCGCCGCGCTGTCGTCCAGTCAGCCGCCCCGGCGTATCGACTCCCGCTCCGCAGCCTGA
- a CDS encoding XdhC family protein, which produces MLNRDEDILKAAETWTKSGHGVAIATVVETWGSAPRPAGSSLVINDDGTFLGSVSGGCVEGAVVTEALDVIASGKPKMLEFGVADETAWNVGLSCGGTIRVFVEKVGNS; this is translated from the coding sequence ATGCTCAACCGCGACGAAGACATTCTGAAAGCCGCCGAGACCTGGACGAAGTCCGGCCATGGCGTGGCTATCGCCACGGTGGTTGAGACTTGGGGCTCCGCGCCGCGCCCGGCGGGGTCGAGCCTTGTCATCAACGATGACGGGACGTTCCTCGGCTCCGTGTCCGGCGGGTGCGTCGAGGGCGCGGTGGTTACCGAGGCGCTCGACGTCATCGCCAGCGGCAAGCCGAAGATGCTGGAGTTCGGTGTCGCCGATGAAACCGCCTGGAACGTCGGGCTATCATGCGGCGGCACCATTCGTGTGTTTGTCGAGAAGGTGGGCAACTCTTGA
- a CDS encoding XdhC family protein — protein MKQNTLAELNAERAARRAVIVVTDVVTGDQRLIKAASIANDPLHEELDRHLRMGKSGMIESDGKKLFLNVYAPTARLVIIGAVHISQALAPLAQSLDYDVYVIDPRTAFASPERFPDVPLFADWPDVALPPLNIDRYTAFVALTHDPKIDDPALLHALERDCFYIGALGSRKTHAKRVDRLKAQGASDDSLARIHAPIGLNIGAVSPSEIAVAIMAEITARLRLPADAPLKTKSAA, from the coding sequence TTGAAACAGAATACGCTGGCCGAACTGAACGCCGAGCGCGCGGCGCGCCGGGCCGTGATCGTTGTGACCGACGTCGTGACTGGCGATCAGCGATTGATCAAGGCTGCGAGCATCGCAAACGATCCGCTGCATGAAGAGCTCGACAGGCACTTGCGCATGGGCAAGAGCGGCATGATCGAAAGCGACGGCAAGAAGCTGTTTCTCAATGTCTACGCACCGACCGCGCGCCTCGTCATTATCGGCGCGGTTCATATCAGCCAGGCGCTGGCGCCGTTGGCGCAATCGCTGGATTACGATGTGTATGTGATCGATCCGCGCACAGCCTTTGCGTCGCCGGAACGTTTTCCGGATGTGCCTCTGTTCGCGGACTGGCCCGATGTCGCATTGCCGCCGCTCAACATCGACCGCTACACGGCCTTCGTCGCGTTGACCCACGATCCCAAGATCGACGATCCGGCATTGCTGCATGCGCTCGAACGCGACTGTTTCTACATCGGTGCGCTCGGCTCACGGAAAACCCATGCCAAGCGCGTGGACCGGCTGAAGGCGCAGGGCGCGAGCGATGATAGCCTTGCGCGAATTCACGCCCCCATCGGCCTCAATATCGGTGCGGTGTCCCCGTCGGAGATCGCGGTGGCCATCATGGCAGAGATCACCGCGCGGCTGCGGCTTCCCGCCGATGCGCCGCTCAAGACGAAGTCAGCGGCATGA
- a CDS encoding NTP transferase domain-containing protein, translated as MKFGPVTPEDGLGGVTVHAIRQGSLVLKKGTVIGAPEIAALKQAGVKEIVVARLDKDDVSEDEAAASIAAAVAGEGVNVERAFTGRANLFAAEAGVLVVDRDAVDRINRVDEAITFATLSAFKPVVAGEMIATVKIIPFGVEAKLRDAAVVAASAGRMRVAPFTIQRVGIVSTMLPGLAPKVIEKTLRVTEERLAPTGARIIGERRVPHDESALAPAIDELLGLGAELVLVFGASAIADRRDVIPAAIELIGGAVEHFGMPVDPGNLMLIGKVGNSPVLGAPGCARSPKENGFDWILMRLLAGLPVTRADVTGMGVGGLLMEIVTRPQPRVPIEADGNRKVAAVILAAGRSTRMGGPNKLLAELSGKKLVRIVAEQALASKASPVIVVTGHQSLEIEAALKGLKVEFARNPDFAEGLATSVKAGIGAVPETADGAMVCLGDMPLIDAKLIDRLVDAFAPDRGSLIVVPVAGGRRGNPVLWSRRFFPELMTLDGDIGARHLIAQHAEAVAEVEVEGKSAFLDIDTPEMLADARRG; from the coding sequence ATGAAGTTCGGTCCTGTTACGCCTGAAGACGGCCTTGGCGGCGTCACCGTTCACGCAATTCGTCAGGGATCGCTCGTTCTCAAGAAAGGCACTGTGATAGGCGCGCCGGAAATCGCTGCGCTGAAGCAGGCGGGTGTGAAGGAAATCGTCGTCGCGCGCCTCGACAAGGACGATGTGTCCGAGGATGAGGCTGCTGCCAGCATCGCTGCGGCGGTGGCGGGCGAGGGTGTCAACGTCGAGCGCGCCTTTACCGGCCGCGCGAATCTGTTTGCGGCGGAAGCCGGTGTGCTGGTGGTCGATCGCGATGCCGTCGATCGTATCAACCGGGTGGATGAAGCGATCACCTTCGCGACGCTCTCCGCGTTCAAGCCGGTGGTTGCCGGTGAAATGATCGCCACCGTCAAGATCATTCCGTTCGGCGTGGAGGCAAAGCTGCGCGACGCTGCGGTCGTTGCCGCCAGCGCGGGGCGGATGCGGGTCGCGCCGTTCACGATCCAGCGCGTCGGTATCGTCTCCACCATGCTGCCGGGGCTGGCCCCGAAGGTGATCGAAAAGACCTTGCGCGTCACCGAAGAACGTCTCGCGCCGACCGGTGCTCGCATCATCGGCGAACGTCGCGTTCCGCACGACGAAAGCGCGCTTGCGCCGGCTATCGACGAATTGCTCGGGCTCGGTGCGGAACTGGTGCTGGTGTTCGGTGCATCCGCGATTGCCGACCGGCGCGACGTGATCCCGGCCGCGATCGAACTGATCGGCGGCGCGGTTGAACACTTCGGCATGCCGGTTGATCCCGGCAATCTGATGCTGATCGGCAAGGTCGGGAATTCGCCGGTGCTCGGCGCGCCGGGCTGCGCGCGCTCGCCGAAGGAAAACGGCTTCGACTGGATTCTGATGCGCCTGCTGGCCGGGCTTCCGGTCACCCGCGCGGATGTCACCGGCATGGGCGTCGGTGGCCTGTTGATGGAAATCGTGACACGGCCGCAGCCTCGCGTGCCGATCGAGGCCGACGGCAATCGCAAGGTCGCGGCGGTCATCCTTGCCGCCGGACGCTCCACCCGGATGGGAGGGCCGAACAAGCTTCTGGCCGAACTGAGCGGCAAGAAGCTGGTGCGGATCGTCGCCGAACAGGCGCTGGCCTCGAAGGCGTCGCCGGTGATCGTCGTCACTGGCCACCAGAGTCTCGAGATCGAGGCCGCGCTGAAGGGACTGAAAGTCGAGTTCGCCCGCAATCCGGATTTTGCCGAAGGCCTCGCAACGTCCGTGAAAGCGGGCATCGGCGCCGTCCCTGAAACCGCTGATGGTGCGATGGTGTGCCTCGGCGACATGCCGCTGATCGACGCGAAACTGATCGATCGGCTAGTCGATGCTTTCGCGCCCGATCGCGGCTCGCTGATTGTGGTGCCGGTGGCCGGTGGACGGCGCGGTAATCCGGTGTTGTGGTCGCGGAGATTTTTCCCAGAATTGATGACGCTTGATGGCGACATCGGCGCGCGCCACCTGATCGCGCAGCACGCGGAAGCGGTGGCCGAGGTCGAAGTCGAAGGTAAAAGCGCATTCCTCGACATCGACACGCCGGAAATGCTCGCTGACGCGCGCCGCGGGTAG
- a CDS encoding DUF4189 domain-containing protein, producing the protein MFDRTVAQVRAFFIVALVSAFAAHLAATPASAAGALAIGKCGAYGQAFDYPAEQAARAAALKQCKGDCTAVTMKRACAALSLDMTKPCGPHGYAVAPRISSALNEAMKKCYAFGGKECVIRAWACDAKG; encoded by the coding sequence TTGTTCGACCGTACCGTCGCGCAGGTTCGCGCGTTTTTTATTGTCGCTTTGGTTTCAGCTTTTGCCGCCCATCTCGCTGCTACTCCGGCTTCCGCAGCCGGCGCGCTGGCGATCGGCAAGTGCGGCGCTTATGGCCAGGCATTCGACTATCCGGCCGAGCAGGCTGCGCGCGCGGCTGCTCTCAAGCAATGCAAGGGCGATTGCACTGCCGTGACCATGAAACGTGCGTGTGCCGCGCTGTCTCTCGACATGACCAAGCCTTGCGGCCCGCACGGCTACGCCGTCGCGCCGCGCATTTCGAGCGCGCTCAATGAAGCGATGAAGAAGTGCTACGCATTCGGCGGCAAGGAATGCGTCATCCGCGCCTGGGCCTGCGACGCCAAAGGCTGA
- a CDS encoding TetR/AcrR family transcriptional regulator, translating into MAKLPLIDTRPVKDKPARGTKARAPADRAAHPRPSKRAVGATERRAAIVAAGLDEFTAKGFAATRLDDVAKRAGVAKGTIYLHFKDKEALFQELVRTALGPLIVRIANPPIGVGGGSARAAMEALAETFAREVIGTKRADIVRMIISEGTRFPQLAEFYYREVVAHGIAGMRKLIEYGIARGEIRNPGLAEFPQLLVGPMIVTVIWQGLFGKQAPLDVAAMLRVHLDLIFEGRAT; encoded by the coding sequence ATGGCAAAACTCCCGTTGATCGACACCCGTCCCGTCAAAGACAAGCCCGCGCGCGGCACCAAAGCGCGTGCGCCTGCCGACCGCGCCGCGCACCCGCGTCCATCGAAGCGCGCCGTCGGCGCGACAGAGCGCCGCGCCGCGATTGTGGCTGCCGGTCTCGATGAGTTCACCGCGAAAGGCTTTGCCGCGACCCGCCTCGATGACGTGGCCAAACGCGCTGGCGTCGCCAAGGGTACGATCTATCTGCACTTCAAGGACAAGGAAGCGCTGTTTCAGGAACTGGTGCGCACCGCGCTCGGCCCGCTGATCGTGCGGATCGCAAATCCTCCAATTGGAGTGGGAGGGGGATCGGCACGCGCCGCGATGGAAGCGCTGGCCGAGACGTTCGCCCGCGAAGTCATCGGTACAAAACGCGCCGACATTGTGCGGATGATTATTTCCGAAGGCACGCGCTTTCCGCAGCTTGCCGAATTCTATTACCGCGAGGTGGTCGCGCACGGCATCGCCGGGATGCGCAAGCTGATCGAATACGGCATCGCGCGCGGCGAAATCCGCAATCCGGGGCTGGCGGAGTTTCCGCAGCTTCTGGTCGGGCCGATGATTGTTACCGTGATCTGGCAAGGTCTTTTCGGCAAGCAGGCGCCGCTCGATGTTGCCGCGATGCTGCGGGTTCATCTCGATCTGATTTTTGAAGGGAGAGCGACATGA
- a CDS encoding HlyD family secretion protein, which produces MIASRSVARAVALLLAAGSLAGCWDSKNPGYQGWVEADMIFVSPDEQGRVVKLNVREGDHVEVGAPLYAVDDDLQQADLNQSNATLANAKQAYERAATLSKTGSGTQANYDSALANLRVAEARVNTSQTKLARRRMKAPIAGTIQQIYFREGETVAAQRPVISILPPGNMKVRFFVPEPELPKIKVGDDVRVTCDGCPGNIAAKVYFIATTAEYTPPVIYSLNERSKLVYLIQARPNKPDSLRVGQPVSILTNGKTP; this is translated from the coding sequence ATGATTGCGTCGCGAAGCGTTGCGCGGGCTGTCGCGCTGTTGCTCGCCGCTGGATCGCTCGCCGGATGCTGGGATTCCAAAAATCCCGGCTATCAGGGGTGGGTCGAAGCCGACATGATTTTCGTAAGTCCGGATGAGCAAGGGCGCGTCGTCAAGCTCAACGTCCGCGAGGGCGATCATGTCGAGGTCGGCGCGCCGCTTTATGCGGTGGATGACGATCTCCAGCAGGCCGATCTGAACCAGAGCAATGCGACGCTCGCCAACGCAAAGCAGGCCTATGAGCGTGCGGCGACCCTGAGCAAGACAGGCTCAGGCACGCAGGCGAATTACGATTCGGCGCTGGCGAATCTTCGTGTCGCCGAAGCGCGCGTGAACACATCGCAGACCAAGCTGGCACGCAGGCGGATGAAGGCCCCCATCGCCGGCACGATTCAGCAGATCTACTTTCGCGAAGGTGAAACCGTTGCGGCGCAGCGTCCCGTGATCTCGATCCTGCCGCCCGGCAACATGAAGGTGCGCTTCTTCGTGCCGGAGCCCGAATTGCCGAAGATCAAGGTCGGCGACGACGTGCGGGTGACGTGCGATGGCTGCCCAGGCAACATTGCGGCGAAGGTCTACTTCATCGCTACCACGGCGGAATACACGCCGCCGGTGATCTACAGCCTCAATGAACGATCGAAGCTGGTCTATCTGATCCAGGCGCGGCCGAACAAGCCGGACAGCCTGCGTGTCGGTCAGCCGGTCAGCATCCTCACCAATGGCAAGACGCCGTGA
- a CDS encoding ABC transporter ATP-binding protein: protein MSSDIAQSDIAIEVNGLSKSFNGREVVHDLSVQVKRGSIYGFLGPNGSGKTTTIRMLCGLLTPDSGEGTCLGYDIRREADKIKRHVGYMTQRFSLYQDLSVRENLEFVARLYGVPDPRGAAREMIKRIGLTGREEQLAGELSGGWKQRLALGACTLPSPQLLLLDEPTAGVDPKARREFWNEIHALAAEGLTVLVSTHYMDEAERCHEIAYIAYGNLLVHGTVEEVIAKSALTTYTVTGEGLNKLTADLTGKPGVDMVAPFGTSLHVSGRDAAALEDAVAPYKSGGETAWQKSEPSLEDVFIELMGRAKDNFQ, encoded by the coding sequence GTGAGCAGCGACATCGCACAGTCAGACATCGCGATCGAGGTCAACGGCCTGTCGAAGTCGTTCAATGGCCGCGAGGTGGTGCATGACCTGTCAGTGCAGGTGAAGCGCGGCTCGATCTACGGCTTTCTCGGTCCCAACGGCTCCGGCAAGACCACGACCATTCGGATGCTGTGCGGCCTGTTGACGCCCGACAGCGGCGAGGGGACGTGCCTCGGCTACGATATCCGGCGCGAGGCCGACAAGATCAAGCGGCACGTGGGCTACATGACCCAGCGCTTCAGCCTTTATCAGGACCTGTCGGTACGCGAGAACCTGGAATTTGTCGCGCGGCTCTATGGTGTGCCGGATCCGCGCGGTGCGGCGCGCGAAATGATCAAGCGCATCGGGTTGACGGGGCGTGAGGAGCAACTCGCCGGAGAACTGTCCGGCGGCTGGAAGCAGCGGCTTGCGCTGGGTGCCTGCACCTTGCCAAGCCCGCAACTGCTGTTGCTCGACGAGCCGACTGCGGGCGTCGATCCCAAGGCGCGGCGCGAGTTCTGGAACGAGATTCACGCGCTCGCGGCGGAAGGTCTGACCGTGCTCGTTTCGACCCACTACATGGACGAAGCGGAGCGCTGTCACGAGATCGCGTATATCGCCTACGGGAATCTTCTGGTGCACGGCACCGTCGAAGAGGTCATCGCCAAGTCGGCGTTGACGACCTACACCGTAACGGGCGAGGGGCTGAACAAGCTGACTGCCGATCTGACCGGCAAGCCTGGTGTGGACATGGTCGCGCCGTTCGGCACAAGTCTGCATGTTTCCGGTCGCGACGCTGCCGCGCTCGAAGACGCGGTCGCGCCTTACAAGTCCGGCGGCGAAACTGCGTGGCAGAAATCAGAACCGTCGCTCGAAGATGTCTTCATCGAGCTGATGGGCCGCGCGAAGGATAATTTCCAATGA
- a CDS encoding ABC transporter permease, with the protein MSATETNNGGARGFWRRTYAMLVKEFLQLGRDRVSFAMIVMLPIMQLLLFGYAINTTPRHLPTAVLLQEDSDLGRSILKALQNTAYFRFTREVHTVAEFDSLLESGKVLFGVEIPRGFERGVRRGDKPALLVAADATDPVASGSALGALGQVVQSALKHDLQVGDPPEMPFEIRAHARYNPAAESRLNIVPGLVGTILTMTMLIFTALSVTREIERGTMENLLAMPITPVEVMLGKIIPYVLVGFLQATIIIGIGYFLFQVPILGSLTMLAVLSTLFIAANLSIGYTFSTIAQNQLQAMQMSMMFFLPNILLSGFMFPFAGMPVWAQWIGEALPLTHYIRIVRAIMLKGASLENLQYDAIALCVLVLVAMTIAVTRFRRTLD; encoded by the coding sequence ATGAGCGCAACTGAAACGAACAATGGCGGCGCACGCGGCTTCTGGCGGCGCACCTACGCGATGCTGGTCAAGGAGTTTCTGCAACTGGGCCGTGACCGCGTTTCGTTCGCGATGATTGTGATGCTGCCGATCATGCAACTCCTGTTGTTCGGCTATGCCATCAACACCACGCCACGCCATCTGCCGACGGCCGTGCTGTTGCAGGAGGATAGCGATCTCGGGCGATCGATCCTCAAGGCGCTTCAGAATACCGCGTACTTCCGCTTCACCCGCGAGGTTCATACCGTTGCCGAATTCGACAGCCTGCTGGAATCCGGCAAGGTGTTGTTCGGTGTTGAAATCCCGCGCGGCTTCGAGCGCGGAGTTCGCCGCGGCGACAAGCCGGCACTGCTAGTGGCTGCAGATGCGACCGATCCGGTGGCATCGGGCTCGGCGCTCGGTGCGTTGGGGCAAGTGGTGCAATCGGCGCTCAAGCACGATCTGCAAGTCGGCGATCCGCCGGAGATGCCGTTCGAGATCCGCGCCCATGCTCGGTACAATCCGGCGGCGGAATCGCGGCTCAATATCGTGCCGGGGCTTGTCGGCACGATCCTGACCATGACCATGCTGATCTTCACCGCGCTGTCCGTCACCCGCGAGATCGAGCGGGGCACGATGGAAAACCTGCTTGCCATGCCGATCACTCCGGTGGAGGTGATGCTCGGCAAGATCATTCCCTACGTGCTGGTCGGCTTTCTGCAGGCAACGATCATCATCGGGATCGGCTACTTCCTGTTTCAGGTGCCGATTCTCGGCAGCCTGACCATGCTGGCGGTGCTCTCGACGTTGTTCATCGCGGCCAATCTGTCGATCGGTTACACGTTCTCGACCATCGCGCAGAACCAGCTTCAGGCCATGCAGATGTCGATGATGTTCTTTCTGCCGAATATTCTTCTGTCCGGCTTCATGTTTCCGTTCGCCGGCATGCCGGTGTGGGCGCAGTGGATTGGCGAGGCGCTGCCGCTCACCCACTACATTCGCATCGTCCGCGCGATCATGCTCAAGGGCGCATCGCTGGAAAACCTGCAATACGATGCCATCGCCCTGTGTGTGCTGGTGCTGGTTGCCATGACCATCGCGGTGACGCGATTCCGGCGAACGCTGGATTGA